One Xiphophorus couchianus chromosome 1, X_couchianus-1.0, whole genome shotgun sequence genomic region harbors:
- the LOC114142278 gene encoding mitochondrial carrier homolog 1 isoform X8, with protein sequence MRHLRWDTNLFLQLLGQQCLEDQFYTCLVSSATRVLQSKKDEHQNSFRKLVQETSHDMIFRCLSRVATHPFHDYAPCYQSDKSQVMSVRCMAQFVGRETKYSGVFSCIMTIFKEEGLSGFYTGFVPHVLGEVLFLWCCNLLAYLINTYAVDHSFSQASTLRNYTKFVMSITLRVLTYPFTLVADVMAVNNCGLAAGLPPRFPVFTSWLHCWNHLSTECQLFRGSRLFFRRVPVTLPPSVED encoded by the exons ATGAGACATTTGAG GTGGGACACGAACCTCTTCCTCCAGCTGTTGGGTCAACAATGCTTGGAAGACCAGTTCTATACCTGCCTGGTTTCTTCAGCTACG AGGGTGCTTCAGTCCAAAAAAGATGAGCACCAGAATTCCTTTAGGAAATTGGTCCAAGAG acaTCACATGATATGATCTTTCGGTGCCTGTCCAGAGTGGCCACCCATCCTTTTCATG ACTACGCGCCCTGTTATCAGTCCGATAAAAGCCAAG TCATGTCAGTGCGCTGCATGGCCCAGTTCGTTGGCAGAGAGACCAAGTACAG TGGTGTATTCAGTTGTATCATGACGATATTTAAGGAGGAAGGATTGTCTGGATTTTATAC CGGTTTTGTTCCACATGTGCTGGGAGAAGTCCTTTTCCTGTGGTGCTGTAACCTGCTGGCCTACCTTATCAACACCTATGCTGTAGACCACAGC tttagtcAGGCATCAACACTAAGAAACTACACAAAGTTTGTGATGAGT ATCACACTGAGGGTCCTGACTTACCCATTCACGCTGGTTGCTGATGTAATGGCCGTCAACAACTGTGG TCTGGCTGCAGGTCTTCCTCCTCGGTTTCCTGTCTTTACATCCTGGCTGCACTGCTGGAATCATCTGAGTACCGAG TGTCAGCTCTTCAGAGGCTCCAGGCTCTTTTTCCGCCGGGTGCCCGTGACTCTACCGCCTTCTGTCGAAGATTAA
- the LOC114142278 gene encoding mitochondrial carrier homolog 1 isoform X4 encodes MPSTPVVVDAAVVLLGATVTTITHPLLYVKLLIQVAGPTDRIYRDETFEVGHEPLPPAVGSTMLGRPVLYLPGFFSYAQYVLRVDGKLGLFRGLSPRIASSTISTLVRGKIEWTSHDMIFRCLSRVATHPFHDYAPCYQSDKSQVMSVRCMAQFVGRETKYSGVFSCIMTIFKEEGLSGFYTGFVPHVLGEVLFLWCCNLLAYLINTYAVDHSFSQASTLRNYTKFVMSITLRVLTYPFTLVADVMAVNNCGLAAGLPPRFPVFTSWLHCWNHLSTECQLFRGSRLFFRRVPVTLPPSVED; translated from the exons ATGCCCTCTACTCCCGTGGTAGTGGACGCTGCCGTTGTGTTGCTAGGGGCGACTGTTACTACCATCACACACCCGCTCCTATACGTTAAACTGCTGATTCAGGTAGCTGGGCCGACCGACCGAATATATAGAGATGAGACATTTGAG GTGGGACACGAACCTCTTCCTCCAGCTGTTGGGTCAACAATGCTTGGAAGACCAGTTCTATACCTGCCTGGTTTCTTCAGCTACG CTCAGTATGTTCTCAGAGTGGATGGAAAGCTGGGACTCTTTCGGGGCCTCTCACCTCGTATAGCATCCAGCACCATCTCTACCTTGGTGAGGGGCAAAATTGAATGG acaTCACATGATATGATCTTTCGGTGCCTGTCCAGAGTGGCCACCCATCCTTTTCATG ACTACGCGCCCTGTTATCAGTCCGATAAAAGCCAAG TCATGTCAGTGCGCTGCATGGCCCAGTTCGTTGGCAGAGAGACCAAGTACAG TGGTGTATTCAGTTGTATCATGACGATATTTAAGGAGGAAGGATTGTCTGGATTTTATAC CGGTTTTGTTCCACATGTGCTGGGAGAAGTCCTTTTCCTGTGGTGCTGTAACCTGCTGGCCTACCTTATCAACACCTATGCTGTAGACCACAGC tttagtcAGGCATCAACACTAAGAAACTACACAAAGTTTGTGATGAGT ATCACACTGAGGGTCCTGACTTACCCATTCACGCTGGTTGCTGATGTAATGGCCGTCAACAACTGTGG TCTGGCTGCAGGTCTTCCTCCTCGGTTTCCTGTCTTTACATCCTGGCTGCACTGCTGGAATCATCTGAGTACCGAG TGTCAGCTCTTCAGAGGCTCCAGGCTCTTTTTCCGCCGGGTGCCCGTGACTCTACCGCCTTCTGTCGAAGATTAA
- the LOC114142278 gene encoding mitochondrial carrier homolog 1 isoform X6 gives MPSTPVVVDAAVVLLGATVTTITHPLLYVKLLIQVAGPTDRIYRDETFEVGHEPLPPAVGSTMLGRPVLYLPGFFSYAQYVLRVDGKLGLFRGLSPRIASSTISTLVRGKIEWTSHDMIFRCLSRVATHPFHVMSVRCMAQFVGRETKYSGVFSCIMTIFKEEGLSGFYTGFVPHVLGEVLFLWCCNLLAYLINTYAVDHSFSQASTLRNYTKFVMSITLRVLTYPFTLVADVMAVNNCGLAAGLPPRFPVFTSWLHCWNHLSTECQLFRGSRLFFRRVPVTLPPSVED, from the exons ATGCCCTCTACTCCCGTGGTAGTGGACGCTGCCGTTGTGTTGCTAGGGGCGACTGTTACTACCATCACACACCCGCTCCTATACGTTAAACTGCTGATTCAGGTAGCTGGGCCGACCGACCGAATATATAGAGATGAGACATTTGAG GTGGGACACGAACCTCTTCCTCCAGCTGTTGGGTCAACAATGCTTGGAAGACCAGTTCTATACCTGCCTGGTTTCTTCAGCTACG CTCAGTATGTTCTCAGAGTGGATGGAAAGCTGGGACTCTTTCGGGGCCTCTCACCTCGTATAGCATCCAGCACCATCTCTACCTTGGTGAGGGGCAAAATTGAATGG acaTCACATGATATGATCTTTCGGTGCCTGTCCAGAGTGGCCACCCATCCTTTTCATG TCATGTCAGTGCGCTGCATGGCCCAGTTCGTTGGCAGAGAGACCAAGTACAG TGGTGTATTCAGTTGTATCATGACGATATTTAAGGAGGAAGGATTGTCTGGATTTTATAC CGGTTTTGTTCCACATGTGCTGGGAGAAGTCCTTTTCCTGTGGTGCTGTAACCTGCTGGCCTACCTTATCAACACCTATGCTGTAGACCACAGC tttagtcAGGCATCAACACTAAGAAACTACACAAAGTTTGTGATGAGT ATCACACTGAGGGTCCTGACTTACCCATTCACGCTGGTTGCTGATGTAATGGCCGTCAACAACTGTGG TCTGGCTGCAGGTCTTCCTCCTCGGTTTCCTGTCTTTACATCCTGGCTGCACTGCTGGAATCATCTGAGTACCGAG TGTCAGCTCTTCAGAGGCTCCAGGCTCTTTTTCCGCCGGGTGCCCGTGACTCTACCGCCTTCTGTCGAAGATTAA
- the LOC114142278 gene encoding mitochondrial carrier homolog 1 isoform X5, translating into MPSTPVVVDAAVVLLGATVTTITHPLLYVKLLIQVGHEPLPPAVGSTMLGRPVLYLPGFFSYAQYVLRVDGKLGLFRGLSPRIASSTISTLVRGKIEWRVLQSKKDEHQNSFRKLVQETSHDMIFRCLSRVATHPFHVMSVRCMAQFVGRETKYSGVFSCIMTIFKEEGLSGFYTGFVPHVLGEVLFLWCCNLLAYLINTYAVDHSFSQASTLRNYTKFVMSITLRVLTYPFTLVADVMAVNNCGLAAGLPPRFPVFTSWLHCWNHLSTECQLFRGSRLFFRRVPVTLPPSVED; encoded by the exons ATGCCCTCTACTCCCGTGGTAGTGGACGCTGCCGTTGTGTTGCTAGGGGCGACTGTTACTACCATCACACACCCGCTCCTATACGTTAAACTGCTGATTCAG GTGGGACACGAACCTCTTCCTCCAGCTGTTGGGTCAACAATGCTTGGAAGACCAGTTCTATACCTGCCTGGTTTCTTCAGCTACG CTCAGTATGTTCTCAGAGTGGATGGAAAGCTGGGACTCTTTCGGGGCCTCTCACCTCGTATAGCATCCAGCACCATCTCTACCTTGGTGAGGGGCAAAATTGAATGG AGGGTGCTTCAGTCCAAAAAAGATGAGCACCAGAATTCCTTTAGGAAATTGGTCCAAGAG acaTCACATGATATGATCTTTCGGTGCCTGTCCAGAGTGGCCACCCATCCTTTTCATG TCATGTCAGTGCGCTGCATGGCCCAGTTCGTTGGCAGAGAGACCAAGTACAG TGGTGTATTCAGTTGTATCATGACGATATTTAAGGAGGAAGGATTGTCTGGATTTTATAC CGGTTTTGTTCCACATGTGCTGGGAGAAGTCCTTTTCCTGTGGTGCTGTAACCTGCTGGCCTACCTTATCAACACCTATGCTGTAGACCACAGC tttagtcAGGCATCAACACTAAGAAACTACACAAAGTTTGTGATGAGT ATCACACTGAGGGTCCTGACTTACCCATTCACGCTGGTTGCTGATGTAATGGCCGTCAACAACTGTGG TCTGGCTGCAGGTCTTCCTCCTCGGTTTCCTGTCTTTACATCCTGGCTGCACTGCTGGAATCATCTGAGTACCGAG TGTCAGCTCTTCAGAGGCTCCAGGCTCTTTTTCCGCCGGGTGCCCGTGACTCTACCGCCTTCTGTCGAAGATTAA
- the LOC114142278 gene encoding mitochondrial carrier homolog 1 isoform X9 — protein MRHLRWDTNLFLQLLGQQCLEDQFYTCLVSSATTSHDMIFRCLSRVATHPFHDYAPCYQSDKSQVMSVRCMAQFVGRETKYSGVFSCIMTIFKEEGLSGFYTGFVPHVLGEVLFLWCCNLLAYLINTYAVDHSFSQASTLRNYTKFVMSITLRVLTYPFTLVADVMAVNNCGLAAGLPPRFPVFTSWLHCWNHLSTECQLFRGSRLFFRRVPVTLPPSVED, from the exons ATGAGACATTTGAG GTGGGACACGAACCTCTTCCTCCAGCTGTTGGGTCAACAATGCTTGGAAGACCAGTTCTATACCTGCCTGGTTTCTTCAGCTACG acaTCACATGATATGATCTTTCGGTGCCTGTCCAGAGTGGCCACCCATCCTTTTCATG ACTACGCGCCCTGTTATCAGTCCGATAAAAGCCAAG TCATGTCAGTGCGCTGCATGGCCCAGTTCGTTGGCAGAGAGACCAAGTACAG TGGTGTATTCAGTTGTATCATGACGATATTTAAGGAGGAAGGATTGTCTGGATTTTATAC CGGTTTTGTTCCACATGTGCTGGGAGAAGTCCTTTTCCTGTGGTGCTGTAACCTGCTGGCCTACCTTATCAACACCTATGCTGTAGACCACAGC tttagtcAGGCATCAACACTAAGAAACTACACAAAGTTTGTGATGAGT ATCACACTGAGGGTCCTGACTTACCCATTCACGCTGGTTGCTGATGTAATGGCCGTCAACAACTGTGG TCTGGCTGCAGGTCTTCCTCCTCGGTTTCCTGTCTTTACATCCTGGCTGCACTGCTGGAATCATCTGAGTACCGAG TGTCAGCTCTTCAGAGGCTCCAGGCTCTTTTTCCGCCGGGTGCCCGTGACTCTACCGCCTTCTGTCGAAGATTAA
- the LOC114142278 gene encoding mitochondrial carrier homolog 1 isoform X1: protein MPSTPVVVDAAVVLLGATVTTITHPLLYVKLLIQVAGPTDRIYRDETFEVGHEPLPPAVGSTMLGRPVLYLPGFFSYAQYVLRVDGKLGLFRGLSPRIASSTISTLVRGKIEWRVLQSKKDEHQNSFRKLVQETSHDMIFRCLSRVATHPFHDYAPCYQSDKSQVMSVRCMAQFVGRETKYSGVFSCIMTIFKEEGLSGFYTGFVPHVLGEVLFLWCCNLLAYLINTYAVDHSFSQASTLRNYTKFVMSITLRVLTYPFTLVADVMAVNNCGLAAGLPPRFPVFTSWLHCWNHLSTECQLFRGSRLFFRRVPVTLPPSVED from the exons ATGCCCTCTACTCCCGTGGTAGTGGACGCTGCCGTTGTGTTGCTAGGGGCGACTGTTACTACCATCACACACCCGCTCCTATACGTTAAACTGCTGATTCAGGTAGCTGGGCCGACCGACCGAATATATAGAGATGAGACATTTGAG GTGGGACACGAACCTCTTCCTCCAGCTGTTGGGTCAACAATGCTTGGAAGACCAGTTCTATACCTGCCTGGTTTCTTCAGCTACG CTCAGTATGTTCTCAGAGTGGATGGAAAGCTGGGACTCTTTCGGGGCCTCTCACCTCGTATAGCATCCAGCACCATCTCTACCTTGGTGAGGGGCAAAATTGAATGG AGGGTGCTTCAGTCCAAAAAAGATGAGCACCAGAATTCCTTTAGGAAATTGGTCCAAGAG acaTCACATGATATGATCTTTCGGTGCCTGTCCAGAGTGGCCACCCATCCTTTTCATG ACTACGCGCCCTGTTATCAGTCCGATAAAAGCCAAG TCATGTCAGTGCGCTGCATGGCCCAGTTCGTTGGCAGAGAGACCAAGTACAG TGGTGTATTCAGTTGTATCATGACGATATTTAAGGAGGAAGGATTGTCTGGATTTTATAC CGGTTTTGTTCCACATGTGCTGGGAGAAGTCCTTTTCCTGTGGTGCTGTAACCTGCTGGCCTACCTTATCAACACCTATGCTGTAGACCACAGC tttagtcAGGCATCAACACTAAGAAACTACACAAAGTTTGTGATGAGT ATCACACTGAGGGTCCTGACTTACCCATTCACGCTGGTTGCTGATGTAATGGCCGTCAACAACTGTGG TCTGGCTGCAGGTCTTCCTCCTCGGTTTCCTGTCTTTACATCCTGGCTGCACTGCTGGAATCATCTGAGTACCGAG TGTCAGCTCTTCAGAGGCTCCAGGCTCTTTTTCCGCCGGGTGCCCGTGACTCTACCGCCTTCTGTCGAAGATTAA
- the ndufb11 gene encoding NADH dehydrogenase [ubiquinone] 1 beta subcomplex subunit 11, mitochondrial, translating into MLSRLPRLGLALPRSVSVLSTRFVSQSKADSAISSTAVTDPYEPVNQSGHGEVSPFAKNPDFHGFSTDPAEDERNMKVGFFLGISVALVIGGTFIHYLPDHGMRKWARREAERLIRLREKDGLPLIQENYYDASKIILPSSNED; encoded by the exons ATGTTGTCCCGATTACCGCGGCTGGGGCTTGCGTTGCCCCGGTCGGTTTCTGTCCTTTCGACCCGCTTCGTGTCGCAGTCCAAGGCGGACAGCGCCATCTCCTCCACGGCTGTGACGGATCCGTACGAGCCCGTGAATCAGTCCGGACACGGCGAGGTCAGCCCGTTCGCCAAG AATCCAGATTTCCATGGCTTCTCCACCGATCCTGCAGAGGATGAGAGGAACATGAAGGTGGGCTTCTTCCTGGGCATCTCTGTGGCTCTTGTTATTGGAGGAACCTTTATCCACTATTTACCAGACCATGG GATGCGGAAGTGGGCCAGAAGGGAAGCAGAACGACTCATTCGGCTCAGGGAGAAAGACGGTCTGCCGCTCATCCAGGAAAATTACTACGACGCCAGCAAAATCATCCTGCCCTCCTCCAACGAGGACTGA
- the LOC114142278 gene encoding mitochondrial carrier homolog 1 isoform X2, which translates to MPSTPVVVDAAVVLLGATVTTITHPLLYVKLLIQVAGPTDRIYRDETFEVGHEPLPPAVGSTMLGRPVLYLPGFFSYAQYVLRVDGKLGLFRGLSPRIASSTISTLVRGKIEWRVLQSKKDEHQNSFRKLVQETSHDMIFRCLSRVATHPFHVMSVRCMAQFVGRETKYSGVFSCIMTIFKEEGLSGFYTGFVPHVLGEVLFLWCCNLLAYLINTYAVDHSFSQASTLRNYTKFVMSITLRVLTYPFTLVADVMAVNNCGLAAGLPPRFPVFTSWLHCWNHLSTECQLFRGSRLFFRRVPVTLPPSVED; encoded by the exons ATGCCCTCTACTCCCGTGGTAGTGGACGCTGCCGTTGTGTTGCTAGGGGCGACTGTTACTACCATCACACACCCGCTCCTATACGTTAAACTGCTGATTCAGGTAGCTGGGCCGACCGACCGAATATATAGAGATGAGACATTTGAG GTGGGACACGAACCTCTTCCTCCAGCTGTTGGGTCAACAATGCTTGGAAGACCAGTTCTATACCTGCCTGGTTTCTTCAGCTACG CTCAGTATGTTCTCAGAGTGGATGGAAAGCTGGGACTCTTTCGGGGCCTCTCACCTCGTATAGCATCCAGCACCATCTCTACCTTGGTGAGGGGCAAAATTGAATGG AGGGTGCTTCAGTCCAAAAAAGATGAGCACCAGAATTCCTTTAGGAAATTGGTCCAAGAG acaTCACATGATATGATCTTTCGGTGCCTGTCCAGAGTGGCCACCCATCCTTTTCATG TCATGTCAGTGCGCTGCATGGCCCAGTTCGTTGGCAGAGAGACCAAGTACAG TGGTGTATTCAGTTGTATCATGACGATATTTAAGGAGGAAGGATTGTCTGGATTTTATAC CGGTTTTGTTCCACATGTGCTGGGAGAAGTCCTTTTCCTGTGGTGCTGTAACCTGCTGGCCTACCTTATCAACACCTATGCTGTAGACCACAGC tttagtcAGGCATCAACACTAAGAAACTACACAAAGTTTGTGATGAGT ATCACACTGAGGGTCCTGACTTACCCATTCACGCTGGTTGCTGATGTAATGGCCGTCAACAACTGTGG TCTGGCTGCAGGTCTTCCTCCTCGGTTTCCTGTCTTTACATCCTGGCTGCACTGCTGGAATCATCTGAGTACCGAG TGTCAGCTCTTCAGAGGCTCCAGGCTCTTTTTCCGCCGGGTGCCCGTGACTCTACCGCCTTCTGTCGAAGATTAA
- the LOC114142278 gene encoding mitochondrial carrier homolog 1 isoform X7, with translation MPSTPVVVDAAVVLLGATVTTITHPLLYVKLLIQVAGPTDRIYRDETFEVGHEPLPPAVGSTMLGRPVLYLPGFFSYAQYVLRVDGKLGLFRGLSPRIASSTISTLVRGKIEWRVLQSKKDEHQNSFRKLVQETSHDMIFRCLSRVATHPFHDYAPCYQSDKSQVMSVRCMAQFVGRETKYSGVFSCIMTIFKEEGLSGFYTGFVPHVLGEVLFLWCCNLLAYLINTYAVDHSVRMPAVCIQAVMLFDQNTH, from the exons ATGCCCTCTACTCCCGTGGTAGTGGACGCTGCCGTTGTGTTGCTAGGGGCGACTGTTACTACCATCACACACCCGCTCCTATACGTTAAACTGCTGATTCAGGTAGCTGGGCCGACCGACCGAATATATAGAGATGAGACATTTGAG GTGGGACACGAACCTCTTCCTCCAGCTGTTGGGTCAACAATGCTTGGAAGACCAGTTCTATACCTGCCTGGTTTCTTCAGCTACG CTCAGTATGTTCTCAGAGTGGATGGAAAGCTGGGACTCTTTCGGGGCCTCTCACCTCGTATAGCATCCAGCACCATCTCTACCTTGGTGAGGGGCAAAATTGAATGG AGGGTGCTTCAGTCCAAAAAAGATGAGCACCAGAATTCCTTTAGGAAATTGGTCCAAGAG acaTCACATGATATGATCTTTCGGTGCCTGTCCAGAGTGGCCACCCATCCTTTTCATG ACTACGCGCCCTGTTATCAGTCCGATAAAAGCCAAG TCATGTCAGTGCGCTGCATGGCCCAGTTCGTTGGCAGAGAGACCAAGTACAG TGGTGTATTCAGTTGTATCATGACGATATTTAAGGAGGAAGGATTGTCTGGATTTTATAC CGGTTTTGTTCCACATGTGCTGGGAGAAGTCCTTTTCCTGTGGTGCTGTAACCTGCTGGCCTACCTTATCAACACCTATGCTGTAGACCACAGCGTACGTATGCCAGCTGTTTGTATCCAAGCTGTGATGCTGTTTGATCAGAACACGCATTAA
- the LOC114142278 gene encoding mitochondrial carrier homolog 1 isoform X3, with product MPSTPVVVDAAVVLLGATVTTITHPLLYVKLLIQVGHEPLPPAVGSTMLGRPVLYLPGFFSYAQYVLRVDGKLGLFRGLSPRIASSTISTLVRGKIEWRVLQSKKDEHQNSFRKLVQETSHDMIFRCLSRVATHPFHDYAPCYQSDKSQVMSVRCMAQFVGRETKYSGVFSCIMTIFKEEGLSGFYTGFVPHVLGEVLFLWCCNLLAYLINTYAVDHSFSQASTLRNYTKFVMSITLRVLTYPFTLVADVMAVNNCGLAAGLPPRFPVFTSWLHCWNHLSTECQLFRGSRLFFRRVPVTLPPSVED from the exons ATGCCCTCTACTCCCGTGGTAGTGGACGCTGCCGTTGTGTTGCTAGGGGCGACTGTTACTACCATCACACACCCGCTCCTATACGTTAAACTGCTGATTCAG GTGGGACACGAACCTCTTCCTCCAGCTGTTGGGTCAACAATGCTTGGAAGACCAGTTCTATACCTGCCTGGTTTCTTCAGCTACG CTCAGTATGTTCTCAGAGTGGATGGAAAGCTGGGACTCTTTCGGGGCCTCTCACCTCGTATAGCATCCAGCACCATCTCTACCTTGGTGAGGGGCAAAATTGAATGG AGGGTGCTTCAGTCCAAAAAAGATGAGCACCAGAATTCCTTTAGGAAATTGGTCCAAGAG acaTCACATGATATGATCTTTCGGTGCCTGTCCAGAGTGGCCACCCATCCTTTTCATG ACTACGCGCCCTGTTATCAGTCCGATAAAAGCCAAG TCATGTCAGTGCGCTGCATGGCCCAGTTCGTTGGCAGAGAGACCAAGTACAG TGGTGTATTCAGTTGTATCATGACGATATTTAAGGAGGAAGGATTGTCTGGATTTTATAC CGGTTTTGTTCCACATGTGCTGGGAGAAGTCCTTTTCCTGTGGTGCTGTAACCTGCTGGCCTACCTTATCAACACCTATGCTGTAGACCACAGC tttagtcAGGCATCAACACTAAGAAACTACACAAAGTTTGTGATGAGT ATCACACTGAGGGTCCTGACTTACCCATTCACGCTGGTTGCTGATGTAATGGCCGTCAACAACTGTGG TCTGGCTGCAGGTCTTCCTCCTCGGTTTCCTGTCTTTACATCCTGGCTGCACTGCTGGAATCATCTGAGTACCGAG TGTCAGCTCTTCAGAGGCTCCAGGCTCTTTTTCCGCCGGGTGCCCGTGACTCTACCGCCTTCTGTCGAAGATTAA